One part of the Vitis riparia cultivar Riparia Gloire de Montpellier isolate 1030 chromosome 15, EGFV_Vit.rip_1.0, whole genome shotgun sequence genome encodes these proteins:
- the LOC117932684 gene encoding pentatricopeptide repeat-containing protein At1g02150, whose amino-acid sequence MLLQFTISPPLHQQLSGFPSFTLPRSVNYRKHSITCSISQIHSYGTVDYERRPLVKWNAVYRRISLMENPEMGSASVLNQWENEGKRLTKWELCRVVKELRKFKRFKMALEVYEWMNNRGERFRLSSSDAAIQLDLIAKVCGVSSAEDYFSRLPDTLKDKRIYGALLNAYVQAKMRDKAEILIEKLRNKGYATTPLPFNVMMTLYMNLKELDKVQSMILEMMNKNIQLDIYSYNIWLSSCESTERMEQVFEQMKLERTINPNWTTFSTMATMYIKLGQFEKAEECLKKVESRITNRDRMPYHYLISLYGSTGNKAEVDRVWNIYKSKFPNIPNLGYHALISSLVRVGDLEGAEKIYEEWLSIKSSYDPRIGNLLLSCYVKEGFLEKAEGFLDHMIEAGGKPNSTTWEILAEGNTGVKKISDALSCFKRAVLAEGSNGWKPKPVNVSAFLDLCEEEADTATKEALMGLLRQVGCLEDEPYASLFGLHNGSVTGNELSNEKDRTGADNDIDEDEDDGAETLLNQFQSGL is encoded by the exons ATGCTTCTCCAGTTCACTATATCTCCTCCTCTGCACCAGCAGCTTTCTGGGTTTCCCAGTTTCACTCTGCCTCGAAGTGTAAACTATCGTAAACATTCAATCACTTGCTCAATTTCACAGATTCATAGCTATGGAACTGTGGACTACGAGAGGAGGCCTTTGGTGAAGTGGAACGCTGTGTATAGGAGAATCTCTCTGATGGAGAATCCTGAAATGGGTTCTGCTAGTGTGTTGAACCAGtgggaaaatgaaggaaagaggCTTACCAAGTGGGAGCTTTGTAGGGTTGTCAAAGAACTGAGGAAATTCAAGCGATTTAAGATGGCTCTTGAG GTGTATGAGTGGATGAACAACAGAGGAGAGAGGTTTAGATTATCCTCCAGTGACGCTGCTATTCAATTAGATCTAATTGCCAAAGTGTGTGGAGTTTCAAGTGCTGAAGATTACTTCTCGAGGTTGCCAGATACCTTGAAGGACAAGCGAATATATGGGGCTCTTCTGAATGCTTATGTGCAGGCAAAAATGAGAGACAAAGccgaaattttaattgaaaaactGAGAAATAAAGGTTATGCCACAACTCCTCTCCCTTTTAACGTGATGATGACACTATACATGAACCTCAAGGAGCTTGATAAAGTCCAATCAATGATTTTAGAGATGATGAATAAAAACATACAACTAGATATTTATTCATATAATATCTGGTTATCATCTTGTGAATCCACTGAAAGGATGGAACAAGTGTTTGAGCAGATGAAACTGGAGAGAACCATTAATCCCAACTGGACTACATTCAGCACAATGGCTACAATGTACATTAAGCTAGGGCAGTTTGAAAAAGCTGAAGAATGCTTGAAGAAGGTTGAGAGTAGAATCACTAACCGGGATCGGATGCCTTACCATTATCTCATTAGTCTATATGGTAGTACTGGTAACAAAGCAGAGGTTGATCGAGTGTGGaacatttataaatcaaaatttcccaACATCCCAAATTTGGGTTACCATGCTTTGATCTCTTCTCTAGTTAGGGTGGGTGATTTGGAAGGGGCAGAAAAGATTTATGAAGAATGGCTATCAATTAAGTCGAGCTATGATCCCAGAATAGGAAATCTTCTCTTGAGTTGTTATGTTAAAGAAGGGTTTTTGGAGAAAGCTGAGGGCTTTCTGGACCACATGATTGAGGCAGGAGGAAAGCCGAATTCAACTACATGGGAGATTCTTGCAGAGGGAAATACTGGAGTGAAGAAGATCTCTGATGCTCTATCTTGCTTCAAGAGAGCTGTTTTAGCAGAGGGATCAAATGGTTGGAAACCAAAGCCTGTTAACGTGTCTGCCTTCCTTGACCTCTGTGAGGAAGAAGCTGACACAGCAACTAAGGAAGCTTTGATGGGTTTGTTGAGGCAAGTGGGATGTCTTGAAGATGAACCTTATGCTTCTCTTTTCGGTCTCCATAATGGGTCTGTCACTGGTAATGAACTGTCAAATGAGAAAGATAGAACGGGTGCGGACAATGAcattgatgaagatgaagatgatggaGCAGAGACGCTTCTAAACCAATTCCAGAGTGGCTTGTGA